Proteins from a single region of Hypomesus transpacificus isolate Combined female chromosome 9, fHypTra1, whole genome shotgun sequence:
- the LOC124471963 gene encoding uncharacterized protein LOC124471963 translates to MEPKTEIEQQPDTQTSSSEEEDFDDGFVQMLASHLEEDKDVESGCEEDYDYEKQMEPGTSQAERAAAASPKMGSPRELSTWDLMCFINRWKRAHSIGHHINMLTRDPGRKALIMQHELQCKTSIPLPVVCMLEVEALQILRGIEKEYMYNFGARHPLTLEVQKNIEKLETQVKAKEGNRPVPEENGWLWRLLRWGRTLAIRLGGSWGLG, encoded by the exons ATGGAGCCTAAAACTGAGATTGAACAACAGCCTGACACTCA AACATCAAGCTCAGAGGAGGAAGATTTTGATGATGGCTTTGTTCAGATGCTGGCCAGCCATCTTGAAGAAGACAAAGATGTTGAGAGTGGTTGTGAAGAGGATTATGACTATGAGAAGCAG ATGGAACCAGGAACCTCCCAGGCTGAACGAGCTGCTGCAGCATCCCCAAAAATGGGGTCCCCTCGCGAACTATCCACATGGGACCTAATGTGCTTCATAAACAGGTGGAAGAGGGCCCACTCGATTGGCCACCACATCAACATGCTGACCAGGGACCCTGGTCGAAAGGCACTGATCATGCAGCATGAACTACAGTGTAAAACTAGT ATCCCTCTACCTGTGGTGTGTATGCTTGAGGTGGAGGCCTTGCAGATTCTAAGAGGAATTGAGAAAG aGTACATGTACAATTTTGGTGCCCGCCACCCCCTTACTTTGGAGGTCCAGAAAAATATTGAGAAGTTGGAGACCCAGGTGAAGGCTAAGGAAGGAAACAGGCCAGTTCCAGAGGAGAATGGGTGGCTGTGGAGGCTTCTGAGATGGGGCAGGACGCTGGCGATCAGGCTGGGGGGCTCCTGGGGCCTTGGCTGA